A stretch of the Rhinoderma darwinii isolate aRhiDar2 chromosome 3, aRhiDar2.hap1, whole genome shotgun sequence genome encodes the following:
- the LOC142750458 gene encoding uncharacterized protein LOC142750458 has protein sequence MYTKQLSFLLDVMQVGPTKDNLEEEEDSDVTLIEEPDVALGAGRSTSTPVTAEPTTEDNPVCAADEEILPRGKRRRSAKGPTRTEPRQEVDLRVLEHLERRATETEEGTFCRALSNILKRVPISRQIRCQTALMEVVEIFATHPDPRAMHQAIEFHRRGCDASTYNSVPPAPAATAQGIQHPSYVDSMPLFSHDRSVYGMPGPSQQQYGQMQQGEAVPRPHHEPAPSQSFYNL, from the exons atgtacaccaaacagctttcgtttcttcttgatgtaatgcaggttggccc aaccaaggataatctggaggaagaagaagactctGATGTGACTCTAATTGAAGAGCCTGACGTAGCTTTGGGGGCTGgtaggtccacttccactcctgtgacAGCAGAACCAACAACAGAGGATAATCCAGTGTGTGCCGCGGACGAAGAAATTCTACCCCGAGGTAAACGTCGACGTTCTGCCAAAGGTCCAacacgtacagagccaaggcaggaagtCGACTTGCGCGTATTAGAGCACTTGGAGAGAAGAGCTACAGAAACggaagagggcaccttctgtcgcgctctctCTAATATTCTTAAAAGAGTGCCAATTTCCAGACAGATAAGGTGCCAAACAGCACTAATGGAAGTCGTGGAAATATTTGCGACACATCCGGACCCACGTGCAATGCATCAGGCCATCGAGTTTCATCGACGGGGTTGTGATGCAAGCACCTACAactctgtccctccagcacctgcagcaaccgcgcaaggcatccagcatccgtcatatgtagactcaatgccgctattcagtcacgatcgttcagtttatggcatgccaggaccttctcagcaacagtatgggcaaatgcagcagggggaggcagttccacgaccacatcatgaacctgcaccttcgcaatcattttacaatttataa